One stretch of Chiroxiphia lanceolata isolate bChiLan1 chromosome 1, bChiLan1.pri, whole genome shotgun sequence DNA includes these proteins:
- the CSPG5 gene encoding chondroitin sulfate proteoglycan 5 isoform X2 codes for MAPRAPRAPRALALLLVIGALASERPPQNTSDAEGRAWEGSLESSPPKWDLASGDPPGGPSNSTSPEGVAAGPQLEPPGGGTATTDPSATPEGCPGCSGEGDASAVPPGAVTWPGAEGTVPVALGSPEEPGSGERPTAASLPGPGGIGGLPAAPPSPPGPQLATDSAESELLPAAGGSAAPQSPVLGEPSPVPAAAGDSGGPPELWAAPSSPAPAQGARGWTDLTWLQEPITAATGPAKPPPGRAGSDIIDVDYYDLFEGGDALGGFPGPGREAAGSARRREPDGAATPWALHELYDDFTPFDDADFYPTTSFYADGDDEDELEDEEEEEEEEDRELEDENGYRPPASAVPGAAPAPRDPRPTGRRDAAPLPSGVPGGSPTAWPRPGERGQPDNGSECRSGYVRHNSSCRSLCDLVPSYCHNGGQCYLVESHGAFCRCNTQDYTWHKGTRCESIVTDFQVMCVAVGSAALVVLLLFMLTVFFAKKLYLLKTENSKLRKTKYRTPSELHNDNFSLSTIAEGSHPNREAKGFAEPEEERRSL; via the exons AtggccccccgcgccccccgcgccccccgcgccctggccctgctgctcgTGATCGGCGCCCTCG CATCTGAGCGGCCCCCCCAAAACACCAGCGATGCCGAGGGGAGAGCCTGGGAGGGCTCACTGGAGAGCAGCCCCCCGAAATGGGACCTGGCGAGCGGAGACCCCCCGGGGGGACCCAGCAACAGCACCAGCCCCGAGGGGGTCGCGGCAGGACCCCAGCTAGAGCCCCCCGGGGGGGGCACGGCCACCACGGACCCGTCGGCGACGCCGGAGGGGTGCCCGGGGTGCTCCGGGGAGGGCGATGCCAGCGCCGTGCCCCCCGGGGCCGTGACCTGGCCCGGGGCCGAGGGGACGGTGCCCgtggccctgggcagccccgAGGAGCCGGGGAGCGGCGAGCGGCCCACGGCGGCCTccctgcccggcccggggggcATCGGGGGGCTCCCGGCCGCCCCGCccagcccccccggcccccagCTCGCCACCGACTCGGCCGAATCTGAGCTGCTGCCGGCGGCCGGGGGCTCGGCCGCGCCCCAGAGCCCCGTGCTGGGCGAGCCCAGCCCCGTGCCCGCCGCCGCGGGGGACTCGGGGGGTCCCCCGGAGCTCTGGGCGGCCCCGTCCAGCCCCGCCCCGGCGCAGGGGGCTCGCGGCTGGACGGACCTGACGTGGCTGCAGGAGCCCATCACGGCGGCCACGGGCCCGGCCAAGCCGCCGCCCGGCCGGGCGGGCTCCGACATCATCGACGTCGACTACTACGACCTGTTCGAGGGGGGCGACGCACTGGGGGGCTTCCCCGGGCCCGGCCGGGAGGCGGCCGGGTCTGCGCGGCGGCGGGAGCCCGACGGGGCGGCCACGCCCTGGGCCCTCCACGAGCTCTACGACGACTTCACGCCCTTCGACGACGCCGATTTCTACCCCACCACCTCCTTCTACGCCGACGGGGACGACGAGGACGAGCTGGAGGacgaggaggaagaggaggaggaggaagacagGGAGCTGGAGGATGAGAACGGCTACCGGCCGCCCGCCTCGGCCGTGCCcggcgccgcgcccgccccgcgggaCCCCCGGCCCACCGGGCGCCGGGACGCGGCCCCGCTGCCGTCGGGCGTGCCCGGGGGCAGCCCCACGGCCTGGCCGCGGCCCGGGGAGCGGGGCCAGCCCGACAACGGCTCCGAGTGCCGGAGCGGGTACGTGCGGCACAACAGCTCCTGCCGCTCCCTCTGCGACCTCGTGCCCAGCTACTGCCACAACGGCGGCCAGTGCTACCTGGTGGAGAGCCACGGGGCCTTCTGCCG GTGCAACACGCAGGACTACACGTGGCACAAGGGCACACGCTGCGAGTCCATCGTCACCGACTTCCAGGTGATGTGCGTGGCCGTGGGCTCGGCCGCGCtcgtggtgctgctgctcttcatgCTCACCGTGTTCTTCGCCAAGAAGCTCTACCTGCTCAAGACGGAGAACAGCAAACTGCGCAAGACCAA